A part of Loxodonta africana isolate mLoxAfr1 chromosome 11, mLoxAfr1.hap2, whole genome shotgun sequence genomic DNA contains:
- the LOC100657307 gene encoding cytochrome c oxidase subunit 7A1, mitochondrial isoform X1: MKVLRVSQMLVRSFSSTARNRFENRVAEKQKIFQADNDLPVHLKGGGTDNILYRLTMGLCVGGTIYSLYCLGWASFPHKK, translated from the exons ATGAAGGTCCTGCGG GTATCCCAGATGCTGGTTCGTTCCTTCAGCTCCACCGCCCGGAACCGCTTTGAGAACCGAGTGGCCGAGAAGCAGAAAATCTTCCAG GCCGACAACGACCTCCCGGTGCACTTGAAAGGCGGGGGAACCGACAACATCCTGTACCGGCTGACTATGGGGCTGTGTGTGGGGG GCACCATCTACAGCCTGTACTGCCTTGGCTGGGCCTCCTTCCCCCACAAGAAGTGA
- the CAPNS1 gene encoding calpain small subunit 1 isoform X2: MFLVNSFLKGGGGAGGGLGGGLGDVLGGLIGGGGGGGGGGGGGGGGGGGTAMRILGGVISAISEAAAQYNPEPPPPRTHYSNIEANESEEVRQFRRLFAQLAGDDMEVSATELMNILNKVVTRHPDLKTDGFGIDTCRSMVAVMDSDTTGKLGFEEFKYLWNNIKKWQAIYKQFDTDRSGTISSRELPGAFQAAGFHLNEHLYNMIIRRYSDEGGNMDFDNFISCLVRLDAMFRAFKSLDKDGTGQIQVNIQEWLQLTMYS, from the exons ATGTTCCTGGTCAACTCGTTCTTGAAGGGCGGCGGCGGGGCAGGCGGGGGCCTGGGCGGGGGCCTGGGGGATGTGCTGGGAGGCCtgatcggcggcggcggcggcggaggaggaggaggaggaggaggcggcggcggcggcggaggaaCGGCCATGCGCATCCTGGGCGGGGTCATTAGTGCCATCAG CGAGGCGGCTGCGCAGTATAACCCTGAGCCTCCG CCCCCACGCACACATTATTCCAACATTGAGGCCAACGAGAGCGAGGAGGTCCGGCAGTTCCGGAGACTGTTTGCCCAGTTGGCTGGAGAT GACATGGAGGTCAGCGCCACAGAACTCATGAACATTCTCAACAAGGTCGTGACCCGAC ACCCTGATCTGAAGACCGATGGTTTTGGCATTGACACATGTCGCAGCATGGTGGCTGTGATGGAT AGCGACACCACAGGCAAGCTGGGCTTTGAGGAATTCAAGTACCTGTGGAACAACATCAAAAAGTGGCAG GCCATATACAAGCAGTTTGACACGGACCGGTCAGGGACCATCTCCAGCAGGGAACTCCCAGGGGCTTTTCAGGCAGCAG GCTTCCATCTGAACGAGCATCTCTACAACATGATCATCCGACGCTACTCGGATGAGGGAGGGAACATGGATTTCGACAACTTCATCAGCTGCCTGGTCCGACTGGATGCTATGTTCC GTGCCTTCAAGTCTCTTGACAAAGATGGCACTGGACAAATCCAGGTGAACATCCAGGAG TGGCTGCAGCTGACTATGTATTCCTGA
- the OVOL3 gene encoding putative transcription factor ovo-like protein 3 → MPRAFLVRSRRPQPPNWSHLPDQLRGDAYVPDCSSLGRPPTQQSSSPGDHWGAPTQGTVPIAPKGPRALGCPLCTKAFPLQRMLTRHLKCHNPARRHVCHYCGKGFHDAFDLKRHMRTHTGIRPFRCGSCGKAFTQRCSLEAHLAKVHGQPASYAYRERREKLHVCEDCGFTSSRPDAYAQHRALHRTA, encoded by the exons ATGCCCCGTGCCTTCTTGGTCAGGAGTCGGCGTCCGCAGCCACCCAACTGGAGCCACCTGCCTGACCAGCTCCGGGGAGATGCTTATGTCCCAG ACTGCAGCAGCCTGGGAAGACCACCAACACAGCAGTCATCCAGCCCTGGGGACCATTGGGGAGCG CCCACACAGGGCACTGTACCTATAGCTCCCAAGGGCCCCAGGGCACTTGGCTGTCCGCTCTGCACCAAGGCTTTCCCACTGCAGCGCATGCTGACGCGCCACCTCAAGTGCCATAACCCGGCACGCCGCCACGTGTGCCACTACTGCGGCAAGGGCTTCCACGACGCCTTTGATCTCAAGCGCCATATGAGGACACACACAG GGATCCGGCCGTTCCGCTGTGGATCATGTGGCAAAGCGTTTACGCAGCGCTGCTCACTGGAAGCACACCTCGCCAAGGTGCACGGGCAGCCGGCCAGCTACGCTTATCGTGAGCGCCGGGAGAAGCTGCACGTGTGCGAGGACTGCGGCTTCACCAGCTCTCGACCCGACGCCTACGCGCAGCACCGCGCCCTGCACCGCACGGCCTGA
- the POLR2I gene encoding DNA-directed RNA polymerase II subunit RPB9: MEPDGTYEPGFVGIRFCQECNNMLYPKEDKENRILLYACRNCDYQQEADNSCIYVNKITHEVDELTQIIADVSQDPTLPRTEDHPCQKCGHKEAVFFQSHSARAEDAMRLYYVCTAPHCGHRWTE; encoded by the exons ATGGAGCCGGACGGGACGTATGAGCCGGGCTTCGTGGGTATTCGGTTCTGCCAGGAATG TAACAACATGCTGTACCCCAAGGAGGACAAGGAGAACCGCATCCTCCTCTACGCG TGCCGGAACTGTGATTACCAGCAGGAGGCCGACAACAGCTGCATCTACGTCAACAAGATCACGCATGAAGTGGA CGAGCTGACCCAGATCATCGCTGACGTGTCCCAGGACCCCACACTGCCGCGGACCGAGGACCACCCGTGCCAGAA GTGCGGCCACAAGGAGGCGGTGTTTTTCCAGTCACACAGCGCACGGGCCGAG GACGCCATGCGCCTCTACTACGTGTGCACGGCCCCACACTGCGGGCACCGCTGGACTGAGTGA
- the LOC100657307 gene encoding cytochrome c oxidase subunit 7A1, mitochondrial isoform X2, whose protein sequence is MKVSQMLVRSFSSTARNRFENRVAEKQKIFQADNDLPVHLKGGGTDNILYRLTMGLCVGGTIYSLYCLGWASFPHKK, encoded by the exons ATGAAG GTATCCCAGATGCTGGTTCGTTCCTTCAGCTCCACCGCCCGGAACCGCTTTGAGAACCGAGTGGCCGAGAAGCAGAAAATCTTCCAG GCCGACAACGACCTCCCGGTGCACTTGAAAGGCGGGGGAACCGACAACATCCTGTACCGGCTGACTATGGGGCTGTGTGTGGGGG GCACCATCTACAGCCTGTACTGCCTTGGCTGGGCCTCCTTCCCCCACAAGAAGTGA
- the CAPNS1 gene encoding calpain small subunit 1 isoform X1 yields MFLVNSFLKGGGGAGGGLGGGLGDVLGGLIGGGGGGGGGGGGGGGGGGGTAMRILGGVISAISEAAAQYNPEPPPPRTHYSNIEANESEEVRQFRRLFAQLAGDDMEVSATELMNILNKVVTRHPDLKTDGFGIDTCRSMVAVMDSDTTGKLGFEEFKYLWNNIKKWQAIYKQFDTDRSGTISSRELPGAFQAAGFHLNEHLYNMIIRRYSDEGGNMDFDNFISCLVRLDAMFRAFKSLDKDGTGQIQVNIQEVRPVIWWCRWLGAPVLSPVHQLQAWTLPSSFPNNLWVKAEKGV; encoded by the exons ATGTTCCTGGTCAACTCGTTCTTGAAGGGCGGCGGCGGGGCAGGCGGGGGCCTGGGCGGGGGCCTGGGGGATGTGCTGGGAGGCCtgatcggcggcggcggcggcggaggaggaggaggaggaggaggcggcggcggcggcggaggaaCGGCCATGCGCATCCTGGGCGGGGTCATTAGTGCCATCAG CGAGGCGGCTGCGCAGTATAACCCTGAGCCTCCG CCCCCACGCACACATTATTCCAACATTGAGGCCAACGAGAGCGAGGAGGTCCGGCAGTTCCGGAGACTGTTTGCCCAGTTGGCTGGAGAT GACATGGAGGTCAGCGCCACAGAACTCATGAACATTCTCAACAAGGTCGTGACCCGAC ACCCTGATCTGAAGACCGATGGTTTTGGCATTGACACATGTCGCAGCATGGTGGCTGTGATGGAT AGCGACACCACAGGCAAGCTGGGCTTTGAGGAATTCAAGTACCTGTGGAACAACATCAAAAAGTGGCAG GCCATATACAAGCAGTTTGACACGGACCGGTCAGGGACCATCTCCAGCAGGGAACTCCCAGGGGCTTTTCAGGCAGCAG GCTTCCATCTGAACGAGCATCTCTACAACATGATCATCCGACGCTACTCGGATGAGGGAGGGAACATGGATTTCGACAACTTCATCAGCTGCCTGGTCCGACTGGATGCTATGTTCC GTGCCTTCAAGTCTCTTGACAAAGATGGCACTGGACAAATCCAGGTGAACATCCAGGAGGTAAGGCCCGTCATCTGGTGGTGTCGGTGGCTAGGGGCACCCGTCCTCAGTCCTGTGCACCAGCTCCAAGCTTGGACCCTTCCCTCCAGTTTTCCCAACAACctctgggtgaaagcagagaagggggtctga
- the TBCB gene encoding tubulin-folding cofactor B, translating into MEVTGVSAPTVTVFISSTLNSFRSEKRYSRSLTIAELKCKLELVVGSPASCMELELYGADDKFYSKLDQEDALLGSYPVDDGCRIHVIDHSGARLGEYEDVSRVEKYKISQEAYDQRQDSVRSFLKRSKLGRYNEEERAQQEAGAAQRLAEERTQAAAITVGSRCEVRASGQPCRRGTVMYVGLTDFKPGYWIGVRYDEPLGKNDGSVNGKRYFECQAKYGAFVKPSVVVMGEFPEEDYGLDEM; encoded by the exons ATGGAGGTGACCGGGGTCTCAGCGCCCACGGTGACCGTTTTCATCAGCAGCACCCTCAACAGCTTTCGCTCTGAGAAGCGGTACAGTCGCAGCCTCACCATCGCTGAGCTCAAG TGTAAACTGGAGCTGGTGGTGGGCAGCCCCGCATCATGCATGGAACTGGAGCTCTATGGAGCTGACGACAAATTCTACAGCAAGCTGGACCAGGAAGACGCACTCCTGGGGTCGTACCCTGTGGACGATGGCTGCCGCATCCAC GTCATTGACCACAGCGGTGCCCGCCTTGGGGAGTATGAGGACGTGTCCAGAGTGGAGAAATACAAGATATCACAGGAAGCCTATGACCAGAGACAAG ACTCCGTTCGCTCCTTCCTGAAGCGCAGCAAGCTTGGCCGGTACAATGAAGAGGAGCGGGCACAGCAGGAGGCCGGGGCTGCCCAGCGCCTCGCCGAGGAGAGGACCCAGGCTGCCGCCATCACTGTGGGGAGCCGCTGTGAGGTGCGGGCATCCGGGCAGCCCTGTCGCCGGGGCACCGTCATGTATGTAG GACTCACAGATTTCAAGCCTGGCTACTGGATTGGTGTCCGTTATGATGAGCCGCTTGGGAAAAACGATGGCAG CGTGAACGGGAAACGCTACTTCGAATGCCAGGCCAAGTACGGCGCCTTCGTCAAGCCGTCGGTTGTGGTGATGGGGGAATTCCCTGAGGAGGACTACGGCTTGGATGAGATGTGA